The Spiroplasma apis B31 genomic sequence AATCAATACCTTAGATATTTATTTTAAAGGGATTTTTAAAAAATAGCATAAAATTTATTTTTTTATTTAAAAAACCCACATTTTGTGGGTTTAAGATTTATTTTATTAGATTTATTTCTGATACTTTTAATTTTTTATTAACCACTTTTAGTTTAATTTCAAATTTGTTAGTTATTTTTCCATCTGAAACAGTGTATATAAAATCGTTTATATCTTTAATCTCAGTAGTCACTGTTAGTTTTTTGAATACTTCAAACGCTTCGTTTGTAATTTCATCCATACTCTTGTTGTATGATTTTAAATAACCGTCGATAACTTTTATTAAAGGTTCTACAACTGGTTTTACTTCTTTCACGATTTTAAATAGTTGTTCTAAAACAGAATCAGCTTTGATTTTAGCCTTACCATCACTAGTTTTTTCTAAACCTAGGATAAAGAACATGTTTTCTACATCCCTAAGTGCTCTTACTAAGGTGTCGTCTTTTCTCATTTTTACAATCAAATCTTTGAATGTGTCAAAATTTATTGTAAAACTATCTGAGTTCGTAACTTGCAAAGAACTATTAAGATCCTTAATAATATCTGCTAAACTTTTTTCTCCAAAAATAAGACTAAATGTACTCATTTGTTGGTTGAATTTTTTTGGCTTCTCAGTATTTCCACCAATCCCTAGTAAACCACCACTTAAAATATTTTTAATTGGGTTATTTAGTAATCCTTTAATAGATAAATTTAATTTTGAATTATCGTTATTTCATAAGTAACCTAATCAATCTTCGCTAAAGTTTTTTCAATCACCGTTATCCTTAATTGGTTTTAGTATTTTTTTTAACATTTCAGGTAGTTTGTCAATAAAACCCTCAAATATCGGCATTAAACTCCCAACAGTATTTTTCTCTCCTAGACCATAATTAAACAACATTCTTACAAAACTACTAACATAAATTTCAAAAGTTCCAACTTTTAGGCTTTCCCCACCAGCTAGTTTTTCAACAACAGCAGTTATGATAGACATATATCCATCAGATGCAGTTGACTTATAAGGTTTATTAAACTCAATCTTTTCATTAGTACTTAAGAAAATGTTTACTAAGTTTTTAAAGACGACACCTTTTTCATCGTTGACCATTTTTTCTAAAATCTCTAATATTTTTTTAACATCAAAAGAGTTTTTCTTTATGTCGATCTTTTGTGTTCTTTTTTCGTCAACATCATTAATAGTTAGTGGACTCTCTTTTACAAGTTCATCTTTAAATGAGTCAATATACAAAACCATAGTTCTTACGAATCTAATTACCTCAGCTATAGAGTCGATATTTTCTAAAATATCAAATTTAAAACTTTTTTCACCAGAGAATAATCCTAAAACGTTTGTAGCAATAACATTTGTTGCTTCCTTAAAATTGGTTTTAATATCTTCATTAGATTTGTAAGCTAGTTTTTTTACATTTTTTCCGTTTATCAATTTATTTACGGCATTAGACAAACCAATAACACTTGAATTTAAAGCTTCTTGGTAACTCATATCTTTATAAATATCATTACTAAAAGCGTTTTCTAATGTTTCTAATGTTTCATCGTTTAAAACATTAGCCAATGTTTTTAAAACACTTGGAGAAATAATTGATGATATTTTATCAACATTACCTGCAAAACCTAATAAAAGTTGTCCAACCTTACTAGGATCACTTAGAAGGTTTAATATTGTTGGCACCATTCCAGTAATTGATGATAGAGTTGAAACAATAGAACTTTCTGGTGATAAAACTTCTCCTTGATAAATATCATCAGATAATTTTAGATCATCAGATAGTAAATTGCTATCTAGATATTTATTATAAATTTCACTATATCTAGTTGTGTCCATAACACCTTCATTTTCATTAAAATCTTTTAATCCTAAATCACTCAAATATGAGTTTTTTATTTTTTTAGCCATTAGATATTCTGAACTAAAGTGATACTTATTTTTCCCTAACTCATTTTGGTTTAAAAATAAACCCTTTGAGTAAGAAGACATGATTTTTGATATTGAATCTTGTTGACTTTTATTGTCAAAGTTTATCTGTTCACTTTCTGCTTGACAAGCAACAACAGTTGCGCCTGCAGAAACAGTTAAACCAAGAGCACCTAATAGTCCTAATAATTTTTTCATACTTTACTCCTTTAATTAGATTTTCATTTTTCTTTAACTATATCGATTAATATTTTTGAAACATATTCATGTCCTTTTTTTGTAGGGTGCACTTCATCTATAAAGAAGAAGTTATCTTCCTTACCTTTATTATTTTCATCTTTGATTTGTGCATTTAGTTCTATATTACTAAAGTCCATGTCACCAAGGTTGAAAGCGTTTGATTTACATAACGCATCTGTTGTGTTTGCACCATTTCCGATTTCTTTTTTGAAACCATTAAGTATATTTTCTAGTTCTAAGTATAAGTTATATTCTAAAATAACATCCCCAAAACTTTCGTTTATCTTTTTAACAATTTTAGAAATCTTTACATCAAACTCTTTATTAACTCTTTCAATATTTTTTTTGACTTCATCATTTTCCTTATTGAATCTAGGTATTATTGTCATTTTTGGGGGAGCTGCAAAAACTATTCTACGAGCACCATTATTTAATAAAGTGTAAAAAGCATTTTTGATGTTTTCTAACGCTTGGTTCATAACAGAAACTTGATGATTATAGTCATTAATATTTCCTAACATTTCAAATAAATCATTTCCACCGATTTCAATAAAAAATAAATCTTTATCATTGATAACTTGTTGTTGAACAAGTGCTTGTGCTTGTTTATATATCCCTGTGTTTCCCATCAGTAATTTTCCAGCAACACCATCACTTACAAAAGCTGTTGCACCACCAATTGAGTAGTTTTTACCTCAAACTTTTGTATCTTTATATTTTTCGTTAGTTACATCTGCTTTATGAATAATATTTGATGTAACAAATTCTTCAGAACTAAATCCTAGAGCCGAATTAACTAATCTAGCGGCTGTTGGTCCATTACTAAAACCTTCTTTATATTCCCCAGTCATTTTTGCATTTGCTCCAAGTTCATCTTTGATAATTGTTGTAAGTCCGTAGTTGTCACTTAGACTATCTCCAAGAGTAAAGAAGTTTGAGAATCCAAAATGTTTTTCTGGATCACTACTAGTATCTTTGGCATTACTCTTGTCTAAATTTTTTCCAATTGTGTAATCTTTTTCAAAGCTAACGTTTGCTTGAATTGGAGTACAGGCTATAACTGATGAGGCTGTACTCACTGTTAAAGATACTGAGCTTAAAAACCCTAATAATTTTTTCATTATTTACTTCCTTTCTTTAAGTTGATTGCTAGCATTGTAATTGCATAAGCAGAGGTTGGTAATATAAATATTATGTAAATAAAGAACATTATAATTCCAGATCTCAATACTTCTAAATTATTAGTGAAAAATGGTGTATATAATTCATCTTTAGTAACAAATTTTTTAGGCATATTTGATTCGTTAAGTTCTTTGTTTTTGAAAATACTATGTCCAAATATACTAAAACCGTATTTTATGTTTTCAATTTGTAGATTTAAGAACCATACTTTGTTATTAACTAATAAAGTTCCTATTGATTGATTAATTGTTATTCCCTCTGTTCCTGGAGGAGTGTTGTCCATATATGAATTATAAGTTTCTTGGTCTATACTTGTTTGATTTCTTTTTAAGTCATCAAATCTTTCTTTAGAGAAGATATCTTTGATCCCTCCATTTTGGAAAAATCATTGGATACCACTGTGAACGTAACCATAGCTCAGGAATTCTGTTGAAACAGCTTGATCGAATTGAACAAGGTCCATTCCTAAATCGTAAAGATCAACATCTTGTTTTTTTTCAATGACACTTGATCATCTTTTATTGAATCAATCATCTGAAAACTTGATGTAAGCTTCTTTTTTTTGTTGATAATTTGTTTCTTGATAAGAATTTAGTGTTGAAACAGCATCGCTTGAGTATGCACTTTTTATAACAGAGTTCATGACTGCTTCGTATGTCGGGTCACTAGCTTCAATTACATAAACTCCTTGTGGCATAACCTCCTTGATTTGTTTTTCAATACTGTCTATAAATCTTTTAGCTTCTAATCCAACACCTGGAACAGTCATCAAGATGCTTAATAAGAATACTAATGAAGATATAACTGAAAATATTATCAGTTTTAATTTTGATTTTATTGAGAAAAACTCTTTAAGTTTTGCTTTCATGTATTTTTTACCTTTCTAATTGCTTTTTAATTTTACAACATAAAAAATACAACTAATAAAAGATTTAAAATGTAAAAATCTTTTTGTATTATAAAAAATTTATATTTTTGAAAATAAAAAAAATTTTGGTTTTACCCAAAATTTTCAAAAATATTTAATAATTAAACTGTTTTAGCATTAATAGTAATTTCAACTGCTTTATCGATGGTTGTTTCACCAACTTTAACAGTTAATTTTTCTTTAGTCATAGTTGCTGGAAGATCAGCACCTTTAAGACTAACTTCTATAGTATATTTTGTTTTAGTGGTTCCATCTTGTACCGCACTACCAAATTTTAGAAGTGATGTTTTTGCATCAGAAGATGCAATAATTGTTTTAACATCCACTTCTTTATTTAATTCAATTGTCAAAATTATTTTAGTATCTTTTGTATCAATTGTATTTTTATCTGCTGACACTTTACCAGATAAAGCAACATCGGCTGCTTTTTTAATAGTAATTTCTATTTTTGAACCGACCATTTTATCACCAAGTGAAACATTAACTTCTTCTTTAACGTCTGCTTTTGGTAATTCATTAGCAATTAAAGATACTTCAATAGTGTATTCTTTTTTATTTTTTTCGTTAACTTTTGCTTCTCCAAATTTTAAAATACTAGAAGCAGCTTTTGATTTAGCTACTAATTTAACAGTATCTTTTTTCTCTTCATTTAAAGTTACTTTAATAGTAATTTTATCTTCAACTTTTTCGATAATTTTTTTGTCAACTTCAACTTTTCCTAAAGTGTCTTCTTTTTTGCTACAAGCAACAGCTGTTGCTCCAGTAGAGGCTACCATTCCCATAGCTCCTAATAATCCAAGTAATTTTTTCATTTTTTCTCCTTTTAAATATCGCATATGTTTACATATGCTTATAAAAAGATTACATTTTGAAAAGAAAATAGCAAGTTTATGGAAATATTTTTTAAAATTTGTTAATTCTTTTCAAAAATTATTTTGAAAAAGAATATTTTTTAGCAACTTAATAGTTCATTATATACTTTATGAATTTATTCGTTTTATTTTTTTGAGACTCTCCAACAAAAAGAACTACATAACTATATGTAAATATTGCAAAGTTGAATAATACAATTACTATTGTTCCTATGATAGTTTCAATTAAGGCTCATATTTTAAAACTAATCACATAAATGTTATCAGCCCCTAAACTCATGAATAAAAACTCACTCATTTTTATCATAGATATCATTCCGATAGCTAATGGAAATGTATAGCATCCTAACAAAGGAGAGAATTTTTCTCTTGAGACTTTAAATAAAGATAAGTAAACAATTAACGTAAACAAAATAGCCAATGCACATAATATATATACAAAAAAATATTTATGGTTATTAATATCTTGATTACTAAAGGTGGTTAAATAACCTGCTAATAAAAGATTTGGTGGCGCTGCCATAACACCAAAGGTTTGTAATTTCTTTTCTTTCAAATGATTTGTAAACAAATATTTATACATCATTGGTGGTAACATAATCACATAAAAAGCAAGACCGATATATCAACAAGACTTTGATATTAAATTGATAACCGCAGCAAAATCACCACCTAAAAAACTTCCCAGATTATTTGACATAACACAAGCAACTACAATTCCAATCGGTGGTATAAATCATGAAGCCATATAGTTATTAAACTTAAAACGTACTAGGTGGTAGATCAAAAAAGAAACTATGTAAATTAAATGTAAAAAAACACAAACTAGTCAAATAACTATTTGTATTCAATTACAATTAACTACACCAAAAAAACCAGATATCACAAATAGAGCCATAAAGATCGTAGGAATAAAATTACTAGACACTGGACTTTTAAAATCGTTTATTAAATCAACTGGGTGTATTATGTATCTAATTAACATTAATATTATCAACAAAAGAGAAATTGATATAGTAATATATTTCACAAAACTTCCATCAAATGCAAAACCTATAGGATTATTAAATAATCCTCAAGCATTACCCATAGTGGCTGTTCCAAGTGCTGTACCAGCTAATGATAATGGTAGTTTAGAGGAGTTTTTATAAAATTTAACAAATGGGTTATTCATAGTTCTCCTTTTAAAATTATTATTTATTGGTTTTTGCACAAATCATTCCTAAAATTGAACCGACTAAGATAATCAATCCTGCTATTCCAAAAAATATTAAACCCAAACCTGATAATAAAATTTTAGAGCCATCAGATGCACTTGTTGCCGTAGCTGAAAATATCGATAGAGATACTAAAAACAAGATCGCTGATCCAATAATTCCCAAAAGATATCCAACTCTTTGCGTAAGGGCTTTTTGTGAATTTACAAAAACTAAGAAAATTATTATAAAACTAAGTATGATTAAACATAAAACAAACAATAAAGATCCTAACGTTTTTATGGAACTTAAAACTTCACCTGTTAGTTCTCTTAGAAACTGACCAAATTTATGTAATTGGTCATAACCACTTTCAATAAAAGATGTTGAACTTATCAATAATATTGAAAAAGTCATAACTAATGGCAAACAGCTCAACAGAAATATTGCTCCGATATTCACAAGTGTTTTAGATAACCTCGACATACTTACTCCTTAATAATAAAAAGATTATAAATTGTTTCAAAGAAAATATCTATCTATAAAAAGTGTTCATAAATGAAAAAAACAAAAAATTGAAGCACAAGTATAAATGCTTGAACATTTTGATAGTCGAATGAAATAACCATATATAAAACTAAAGACGAGATATTACAATTTATTAGGAAGTAATGGTGGATAAAAGCGACAAAATAAAATTAATAGTATTATGGTTCATAATTACAAAAATCTTGCTAATATCTAGCAAGCACAATTTTATTGTCTAAGGACTTGTTAGTCAAAAAGAGTTATTTCTGAAATTAAATATAAACCGTTTTTTTGAGTTATTTGAATTTCATACTTATTAACAATTTTGCCATTTGATACTTTGTATGTAAATTTATTCTTTTGTATTTTAGATTTCGAGATTTTCAAGTTATTGAATTCTTCGGTTATTATTTTATTGTACTCTTCAAGTTCTTGTAAATAAGTTTTTATGTAAGATAGAACTTTAGTTAAAGCGTTCTTTATTCAATCAATGTTTTCTTTTAAAATTAACGCTAAATAATAAAGCGGAGACCCTTCTTTAAACTTTTTACTTGATGAATCTAGTCCTAAAATATTAAAAATGTTTTTTGGATCTTTCAATGCATTTTGCAAAGTATTACCTTCGTATAAACTTTTGAACAATAACGCAACATCATCGAAATTCAAAGTTGCATTAGAAGATTTTACAGATTCATATAAGTCATTTGCAATTTCAGAAATACTTTTTTGCATTAGAAAATCCATTGAGTTATTTTTTTCTTTATTGAAAGTTTTCGAAGGGTTTGAACTAAATAAAGAACTTTCCATAATACTTTTTAAAGGTTGGTTTAATAATTTCTTTATAGAGAAGTTTAAAGTTTGGTTATCGTTATTCCATATATAAGCTATTCAGTCTTCCTTGAATTTGTTTCACTCTTTATCATCAAAAGACTTGATTATATTTTTGAACATATCTGGTAAACTATCCCCTGCCTGTAATATTAATCCAGGAGTAATAAGACCTGACCTTAATAAATTAGAGACGAGATTTTTCTTATCGCCTAAACCTGTATCAATAAAGCATCTCAATAAATAATCAACATTTATTTTTAAATTTACTGTTTTTATATCTATCTCTAAATAATCCTTATTTATTAATTTGCTTAATATCTTTGTTAAGACTTTGACATAACCACCGTTGCTGTCCCCTAAATAACTCATAGCACCGTTTTCATCTTTATTAACATTGCTATTTGCATCATTACCATCAACTATATTTCCAGTTCCTAATAAAATATTTATAATATTTTTTAAAATCACTCCATTTTCATCTTCAGTCATTTTTTTAAGTAATGTCACAAGTTTATTAATATTTATTTTATTTGTTGTAACTTTACTTTTTCTTTTATCCAAAACATAATCGAGACTTAATGGTGATTTTGTTAGTTCATCGGAAGTAAATGAATCGATTGCAAGGAGCAAAGTTCTTACAAACCTTAAAATCTCAGCAATTGTACTCATATTCTTCTCAATATCAAATGCTAACTTTTTTTCACCTTTGATTAAAGAGATCAAATTATCTCCTAACTGATCAATTGCTGGTAAAAAGTTTTTAGCAACGTCATCAGAATTATCATAACTAAATATTTTATTTGAGTTGACATTCAGTAATGTTTCAATCGCATTAGCGAGTCCAATAGCACTAGAATCCATTGCCTGTTGGTAACTCATGTCTTTATAAATATCTGGACTAAAAGCCTTTTCTAAAAGCATCAAGTTCTCATTGCTTACATAATTAGCAACCGAAGCTAATAAATCTGGTTTTAGAAACCCACCAACCATACTTCCGAGACTGGCTAACATTGATGGGTCTATCAATCCATTCAAAATCATAGGTATTAAACTAGAGTATTCATTTATTGAACTTAATGTACTGTTTGATGGTGACAATACGGTTCCTTGATAAATATTATCAGATAATTTTATCTGCTCAGAAAACAAAGAGTTATCGAAAAACTCTTCGTAAACTTCATTGTATTTAGTATCACCAGATAACTCACTAGGTAATTTATCAATACCTAGATCATTGAGAGCTTTGTCTTTTACGAAGTTATTCAAAATATAATTAGTACTGATATGTTCGTTATTTTTGATACTATTTTGATTAAAAAATAATCCTTTTGTAACTTGGGAAAGAACAACAGATAAAGATTCACTATGTTCAAGTACATTTTCATCTTTAATTGTGGTTCTTGATATCTTAGGTCCACAACTAACAACACTTGTTGAAGCTGATGACAATAAGGTAAACGTTCCAATTATCCCTAATAGTTTTTTCACGAAGTTCTCTCTTTTCTAAACTTTTTTTGAAGTACAAGTTAAATTTATAATAAACTAAAATATCCAATAATATAGAAATTCAAAACAAATTTAGATAAATAAAAAAATTTTACCTACATATAAAAAAATCTTACATAAGTAAGATTAATTATTATTCACTTTTAGGTTTTTTGCTAACCAATGTTCTTATCAATTGAGCGATTAATAAAGACCCAACAACACAACCAACAGTGATACCAATAATCATAAATAAGTTTGATTTATTGTATGTTTGGTCCCCTTCATATCCTAAAATTCTCCCTTTATAAGTTACATTGTTTGGATTTTGCTTTATATAATCAGAAAAATTTCTTTTATTCATTTCGGAATAAACTTTTAGAGATCCTAAATAACCGTCCATTACATGACCCATTTCGTGATTTAATGTACAAAAAATGTTCGGACTACTTCATCAACCTTTTTGGTATTGATCATTCAAGCTTGATGACTCATACATATTCATTGATTTACTAGAAAAAATCAAAAAAGCACTGGATGACGAAACTGCTAAACTTCTATTACTTTTATTAACTACAAACTTAGTTAAGGTGTAGGCCATTGTTGATTCTCCAGCATCTTTTAAAGGAAAATCTCGTGAAATTATAAAACCTCATAAATAATATAATAAATAATATTCATCACCGTACTTACTCAATTTTATTGATATATTGAATAAATCCAATGTTTGAGATTTGAGTTCATCTACTTTTTCAGTGCTTCAGTTATAAAATTTACCTAATCTTTCGATTGAATCACTTAATGCTATATTAGCGCCTGGATTTAATTTGTATTTGTTATTTGAATAACTATCGTTATTTGTAACTTTTAAATAATAATCATTCATTTTATCGAAACTTTCAAACATGACATTTTCTTTTTTAAAAGTTTTAAATTCTTGGATAGATTTATCGCTAGCTTTTGTGAAAGAGTCATTCATAATTGTACCTAGTGAATTATAGGAAAAAATGCCAAAAAACTTTTTAACTTCATTATCAATAAGATAAGATGAAGTGGCACCATAGTTGGTATCATTAGAACCATTACCAATATAATATTGAGCACTTGCTAATAATGCATTTTGACAATATTTGATTGAATCATTTTCACCAATACTTCTTAAACCAAAATTTTCACTTTTATAAAGCAAATCCTTATATGATAAATCATTTTCACTCTTAGTTTTTTTTGTGTCATATGAAATATTAGAACTAATTGTACTTTGATCAATTAATGCTTTTATATTATTTCAATTAGTATCATTTATTACACCAGAATACTCATTTTTAATATTATTATAAATTTTTAAAAAATATTCATTCAATATTTCTCATGACTTATTTTTTGCAGTATCCTCAGTAGTTGTTCATTTAGAATAAGCCTCAGCAAAAAATTCTTGGTAAGATGACATACCATAAGCTGATATATTAATTACACTTGATATTAAAGACATATAAAAATAATCATCTTCATTATTTTTGTAAATATCGAATAATCTGCTTTTAAACTCTCTTAATAATTTATTTGCATCTTCATTTTCTTTAATATTTGAGTGCTTATAAATAAAATATTGTAGACTTTTTCCGCCCCACATGAAGTCATTAACATTCGAAGAACCTTCTTGTCCTTCTGCAAAGTTTTTGGTAACCACTTCATCTTCTTTATTTGAATTTAGCTTCGTTATAAAAATAATAATTGGAGATAATAAAATGAAAGATAATAGATATATCCAAAATTTTTTAAACATGTTTAAGCCAACTTTCTTTGGTTTTTTTATCAAACTAATTGATTTTATTTATAAACTCATCGAATTTTATAGTTTTGTAGTTTCAATTTGAGAAGTCGTATTCAGATTCTTTAGAATCGTCATCTTCATTTCTTTCAACTTTGTTTTCCACTACTTCAACTTCTTTGTTATTATCATTAGTTTCTTCATTAAAATTACTATCATTTGCTTCGTTTGATAAAATAGTATCATTGTTTGTTGTCTCATTTAAAGTTGTCTCTTCATTTTCGTTTGAGACATTATCAAAGTTATCTACAGTTAATGTGTCAAAATCTGCACTTGATACATCGTCAAAGTC encodes the following:
- a CDS encoding MOLPALP family lipoprotein, which codes for MKKLLGLLGALGLTVSAGATVVACQAESEQINFDNKSQQDSISKIMSSYSKGLFLNQNELGKNKYHFSSEYLMAKKIKNSYLSDLGLKDFNENEGVMDTTRYSEIYNKYLDSNLLSDDLKLSDDIYQGEVLSPESSIVSTLSSITGMVPTILNLLSDPSKVGQLLLGFAGNVDKISSIISPSVLKTLANVLNDETLETLENAFSNDIYKDMSYQEALNSSVIGLSNAVNKLINGKNVKKLAYKSNEDIKTNFKEATNVIATNVLGLFSGEKSFKFDILENIDSIAEVIRFVRTMVLYIDSFKDELVKESPLTINDVDEKRTQKIDIKKNSFDVKKILEILEKMVNDEKGVVFKNLVNIFLSTNEKIEFNKPYKSTASDGYMSIITAVVEKLAGGESLKVGTFEIYVSSFVRMLFNYGLGEKNTVGSLMPIFEGFIDKLPEMLKKILKPIKDNGDWKNFSEDWLGYLWNNDNSKLNLSIKGLLNNPIKNILSGGLLGIGGNTEKPKKFNQQMSTFSLIFGEKSLADIIKDLNSSLQVTNSDSFTINFDTFKDLIVKMRKDDTLVRALRDVENMFFILGLEKTSDGKAKIKADSVLEQLFKIVKEVKPVVEPLIKVIDGYLKSYNKSMDEITNEAFEVFKKLTVTTEIKDINDFIYTVSDGKITNKFEIKLKVVNKKLKVSEINLIK
- a CDS encoding SGNH/GDSL hydrolase family protein, coding for MKKLLGFLSSVSLTVSTASSVIACTPIQANVSFEKDYTIGKNLDKSNAKDTSSDPEKHFGFSNFFTLGDSLSDNYGLTTIIKDELGANAKMTGEYKEGFSNGPTAARLVNSALGFSSEEFVTSNIIHKADVTNEKYKDTKVWGKNYSIGGATAFVSDGVAGKLLMGNTGIYKQAQALVQQQVINDKDLFFIEIGGNDLFEMLGNINDYNHQVSVMNQALENIKNAFYTLLNNGARRIVFAAPPKMTIIPRFNKENDEVKKNIERVNKEFDVKISKIVKKINESFGDVILEYNLYLELENILNGFKKEIGNGANTTDALCKSNAFNLGDMDFSNIELNAQIKDENNKGKEDNFFFIDEVHPTKKGHEYVSKILIDIVKEKWKSN
- a CDS encoding lipoprotein; its protein translation is MKKLLGLLGAMGMVASTGATAVACSKKEDTLGKVEVDKKIIEKVEDKITIKVTLNEEKKDTVKLVAKSKAASSILKFGEAKVNEKNKKEYTIEVSLIANELPKADVKEEVNVSLGDKMVGSKIEITIKKAADVALSGKVSADKNTIDTKDTKIILTIELNKEVDVKTIIASSDAKTSLLKFGSAVQDGTTKTKYTIEVSLKGADLPATMTKEKLTVKVGETTIDKAVEITINAKTV
- a CDS encoding TDT family transporter, whose amino-acid sequence is MNNPFVKFYKNSSKLPLSLAGTALGTATMGNAWGLFNNPIGFAFDGSFVKYITISISLLLIILMLIRYIIHPVDLINDFKSPVSSNFIPTIFMALFVISGFFGVVNCNWIQIVIWLVCVFLHLIYIVSFLIYHLVRFKFNNYMASWFIPPIGIVVACVMSNNLGSFLGGDFAAVINLISKSCWYIGLAFYVIMLPPMMYKYLFTNHLKEKKLQTFGVMAAPPNLLLAGYLTTFSNQDINNHKYFFVYILCALAILFTLIVYLSLFKVSREKFSPLLGCYTFPLAIGMISMIKMSEFLFMSLGADNIYVISFKIWALIETIIGTIVIVLFNFAIFTYSYVVLFVGESQKNKTNKFIKYIMNY
- a CDS encoding MOLPALP family lipoprotein: MKKLLGIIGTFTLLSSASTSVVSCGPKISRTTIKDENVLEHSESLSVVLSQVTKGLFFNQNSIKNNEHISTNYILNNFVKDKALNDLGIDKLPSELSGDTKYNEVYEEFFDNSLFSEQIKLSDNIYQGTVLSPSNSTLSSINEYSSLIPMILNGLIDPSMLASLGSMVGGFLKPDLLASVANYVSNENLMLLEKAFSPDIYKDMSYQQAMDSSAIGLANAIETLLNVNSNKIFSYDNSDDVAKNFLPAIDQLGDNLISLIKGEKKLAFDIEKNMSTIAEILRFVRTLLLAIDSFTSDELTKSPLSLDYVLDKRKSKVTTNKININKLVTLLKKMTEDENGVILKNIINILLGTGNIVDGNDANSNVNKDENGAMSYLGDSNGGYVKVLTKILSKLINKDYLEIDIKTVNLKINVDYLLRCFIDTGLGDKKNLVSNLLRSGLITPGLILQAGDSLPDMFKNIIKSFDDKEWNKFKEDWIAYIWNNDNQTLNFSIKKLLNQPLKSIMESSLFSSNPSKTFNKEKNNSMDFLMQKSISEIANDLYESVKSSNATLNFDDVALLFKSLYEGNTLQNALKDPKNIFNILGLDSSSKKFKEGSPLYYLALILKENIDWIKNALTKVLSYIKTYLQELEEYNKIITEEFNNLKISKSKIQKNKFTYKVSNGKIVNKYEIQITQKNGLYLISEITLFD